One window from the genome of bacterium encodes:
- a CDS encoding antibiotic biosynthesis monooxygenase — protein MSKIHMMAIYQVKEDKIDDVRLAVTEFVDAVKENEPGTLFYESYQGKGDLSFFHLMTFENKVAEELHRQTPHMRTFELKLYPNCEDEPGVVELDLVGSNVR, from the coding sequence ATGAGCAAAATCCACATGATGGCGATATACCAGGTCAAAGAAGACAAAATCGATGATGTTCGCCTCGCCGTTACCGAATTCGTTGACGCGGTGAAAGAGAACGAGCCCGGGACCCTGTTCTACGAGTCATACCAGGGGAAGGGAGATCTCTCTTTCTTTCACCTCATGACCTTCGAGAATAAGGTGGCTGAGGAGCTCCATCGTCAGACTCCCCACATGAGGACCTTCGAACTGAAGTTGTACCCCAACTGTGAGGATGAGCCGGGCGTCGTTGAGCTGGATCTGGTGGGATCGAATGTGAGATAG
- a CDS encoding phosphatidylglycerol lysyltransferase domain-containing protein, which yields MNTQPLSLQHQSLLQDRLRAIEVPISEFSFPNLYLFRQTHRYEVITLDEEIWLRGRSCDGDNYLMPTRDVQEMDPDHLLKMARTADHFYPIPDEWLSAFPEDRFGRSFVEGDSDYLYETEKIATFAGKKLHKKKNLLNFFLKHYTHEAKPLTEDRVPDALSILDNWQTDSGQGPELTDYDAAREALLRMEELVLCGGVWYTEGRPSGYILGEEITGDTFALHFAKGLTRYKGIYQYIFSSFASILPGDYKHLNMEQDLGKAALRHSKESYFPETKIRKWRVAIRETV from the coding sequence ATGAATACCCAACCCCTCTCCCTTCAGCATCAGTCCCTCCTCCAGGACCGTCTCCGGGCCATCGAAGTCCCCATCTCCGAGTTCTCCTTCCCCAACCTGTACCTGTTCCGGCAAACGCACCGTTACGAAGTCATCACATTGGATGAAGAGATCTGGCTCCGGGGAAGATCCTGCGACGGTGACAACTATCTCATGCCCACCCGTGATGTACAGGAGATGGATCCCGACCATCTTCTGAAGATGGCCAGGACAGCCGATCACTTCTACCCAATCCCGGACGAGTGGCTGTCCGCTTTTCCTGAAGACCGGTTCGGGAGATCTTTCGTGGAGGGAGATTCGGACTACCTTTATGAGACGGAGAAGATCGCCACCTTCGCCGGGAAGAAGCTCCACAAGAAGAAAAACCTCCTCAACTTCTTTCTGAAGCACTACACCCACGAGGCTAAACCCCTGACAGAAGACAGAGTCCCCGATGCATTGTCCATCCTGGATAACTGGCAGACCGATTCAGGACAAGGGCCGGAGTTGACCGATTACGACGCCGCCAGGGAGGCCCTGCTGCGTATGGAGGAGTTGGTCCTGTGCGGTGGGGTCTGGTACACCGAAGGGCGCCCCAGCGGCTACATCCTGGGTGAGGAGATCACAGGGGACACCTTCGCCCTGCACTTCGCCAAAGGACTGACGCGATACAAGGGCATTTACCAGTATATCTTCTCCTCCTTCGCCTCGATCCTTCCCGGAGACTATAAACACCTGAACATGGAGCAGGACCTGGGAAAGGCAGCGCTGAGGCACAGCAAGGAAAGCTATTTTCCGGAAACAAAAATAAGAAAATGGAGAGTGGCAATCCGCGAAACCGTTTGA
- a CDS encoding DUF2461 domain-containing protein, with protein MSAFSGFPEETVTFLSDLARNNRKVWFDAHKNDYERYLLWPARAFTDALGERLTSIVPGIIAEPRVNGSIFRIYRDTRFAKDKTPYKTHLGIFCWEGEGPKMECPGFYFHLQPPNLMLGGGIHIFSKPLLEEYRMSVVHPTHGMKLAGAVSRVSKSLDIGGHHYKRVPRGYDQDHPFAQFLLFNGLTASTEGPIPAVLHSPDIVDHCFDVFRKMVPVHEWLRDMAERARASTI; from the coding sequence ATGTCCGCATTCAGCGGTTTTCCCGAAGAAACAGTGACCTTCCTTTCCGACCTTGCCAGGAACAACAGGAAGGTCTGGTTCGACGCTCACAAAAACGACTACGAAAGATACCTGCTTTGGCCGGCCAGGGCTTTTACAGATGCCCTGGGTGAGCGGCTCACTTCAATAGTACCGGGGATCATCGCCGAGCCGAGGGTCAACGGCTCTATCTTCAGGATCTACAGGGACACCCGATTTGCCAAAGATAAGACCCCTTACAAGACCCACCTGGGAATATTCTGCTGGGAGGGGGAGGGGCCCAAGATGGAGTGCCCCGGATTTTATTTTCATCTCCAACCACCCAATTTGATGCTGGGCGGAGGAATTCACATCTTCTCTAAACCGCTTCTGGAGGAGTACAGAATGTCCGTTGTCCACCCCACTCATGGGATGAAGCTTGCCGGAGCCGTTTCCAGGGTGTCGAAGTCCCTTGACATCGGCGGGCACCACTACAAGAGGGTTCCCAGGGGGTACGACCAGGACCACCCTTTCGCCCAGTTCCTGCTTTTCAACGGCCTGACCGCCTCGACCGAAGGACCAATACCGGCAGTTCTGCACAGCCCGGATATCGTCGATCATTGTTTTGATGTTTTCAGGAAGATGGTGCCTGTGCATGAATGGCTGCGCGATATGGCCGAGCGGGCGAGAGCTTCCACTATCTGA
- a CDS encoding DUF554 domain-containing protein has translation MILKGTAVNVAAIIFGCLIGRYLGHLIPERMRRTIMMGLGLTVLLIGMQLALQSRNPLIVIGAMVIGGLIGEAMSIEARLENMGHKLQQRFKNAGNVAEAFVTASLLYCIGAMAIMGAIQDGLGQEPTILYAKSALDGIASVAFTTTLGIGVVFSVIPLLIYQGAITLAAGWVQGFLTEPVVAEMSATGGLLILAIGLDILGIRKLPIGNLLPAIFVAAGIAIFVG, from the coding sequence ATGATCTTAAAAGGGACTGCAGTCAACGTCGCTGCCATCATCTTCGGCTGCCTTATCGGACGCTACCTGGGCCATCTCATTCCGGAGCGGATGCGCAGGACCATAATGATGGGGCTGGGTCTTACTGTTCTGCTCATCGGCATGCAGCTGGCTCTTCAGTCACGAAATCCCCTGATTGTCATAGGTGCCATGGTCATCGGAGGGCTTATCGGTGAGGCAATGTCTATTGAGGCACGCCTGGAGAACATGGGGCACAAACTGCAGCAGCGTTTCAAGAACGCCGGCAATGTCGCAGAGGCGTTCGTTACGGCAAGCCTGCTCTACTGTATCGGGGCCATGGCCATCATGGGGGCCATTCAGGACGGTCTGGGGCAGGAGCCGACGATCCTTTACGCCAAATCGGCCCTGGATGGGATCGCGTCGGTGGCCTTTACAACGACCCTGGGTATCGGTGTTGTTTTTTCCGTCATCCCTCTGCTTATATACCAGGGCGCGATCACCCTCGCGGCGGGATGGGTGCAGGGGTTTTTAACGGAACCTGTGGTGGCGGAAATGAGCGCCACCGGCGGGCTGCTCATTCTGGCCATTGGGCTGGATATTTTAGGCATCAGGAAGCTGCCCATTGGGAACCTTCTGCCTGCCATTTTTGTTGCTGCGGGAATTGCCATTTTTGTGGGTTAA
- a CDS encoding response regulator, producing the protein MKWVLVIEPSEVDREYLERIISRLGYQLYAARSGTEALHFMSQSIPNTIIVGERIPDYDPLEFCRQMKEDRIVSSPPMLLMSSTSDELYTNRALQAGFTEVVQRPMSIRNFFTKLERCLSNNRRVCIRAPMEVPVQLLYGSKAQSVTTHNFGERGLYIPTTNPMPREAGVRLQFNLPGLRTLFNFKGKIVHTQDRDTDEIPAGMGLQFLDISPAIDAVLGIYMENFLAKRIPMTI; encoded by the coding sequence ATGAAATGGGTTCTGGTCATCGAACCTTCGGAGGTGGACAGGGAATACCTGGAGAGGATCATCTCCAGGTTGGGATATCAACTGTACGCCGCCAGGAGCGGCACAGAGGCTCTCCACTTCATGAGCCAGAGCATTCCCAACACGATCATTGTCGGAGAGAGGATCCCGGATTACGATCCCCTGGAGTTTTGCAGACAAATGAAGGAAGACCGTATTGTGTCCAGCCCACCCATGCTGCTCATGAGTTCCACCAGTGACGAACTGTACACGAACAGGGCCTTGCAGGCTGGATTCACCGAGGTCGTCCAGCGACCCATGTCTATCAGGAACTTTTTTACCAAGCTGGAGAGGTGTCTGTCCAATAATCGCAGAGTTTGTATTCGGGCCCCCATGGAAGTTCCCGTCCAACTCCTTTATGGATCGAAAGCACAATCTGTGACGACCCACAACTTCGGGGAACGAGGTTTATATATCCCCACAACAAATCCCATGCCCAGGGAAGCCGGGGTAAGGCTGCAGTTCAACCTGCCTGGCCTGCGGACCCTGTTTAATTTCAAAGGGAAGATCGTTCACACCCAGGACCGCGATACCGATGAGATACCGGCCGGAATGGGGCTCCAGTTCCTTGACATCAGCCCTGCCATCGACGCGGTACTTGGCATCTATATGGAGAATTTCCTGGCCAAGAGGATACCGATGACCATATGA
- a CDS encoding GDSL-type esterase/lipase family protein, whose protein sequence is MIIRKYFSVLIILLTIIGCSKNDGELRAGFESGRYRTVVAFGDSIVEGYQQPEGWPEILGRDLAGRYPGVRVINAGVSGDTAGDGLRRIQKDVLDHQPDLVLVAFGLNDMKNGVQLSQFQEDITALVLEISAGGAQPVMLTTTRLQKGASMLARLNPAPFNESIRTLAKERSIPLIDVNNEFKGLNTHQYLMDAAHPNGEGYRSLADIIRKGLIGE, encoded by the coding sequence GTGATTATACGAAAGTACTTTTCTGTTCTGATAATCCTGCTGACCATTATTGGATGTTCCAAAAACGATGGTGAGCTTCGTGCCGGTTTTGAGTCCGGGCGTTACCGGACTGTTGTGGCCTTCGGGGATTCCATCGTGGAGGGGTATCAGCAGCCGGAGGGGTGGCCGGAGATACTTGGGAGAGACCTTGCGGGGAGGTACCCTGGTGTTCGCGTTATCAACGCGGGAGTCTCGGGTGACACAGCCGGGGACGGCCTTAGAAGGATCCAGAAGGACGTTCTCGATCACCAACCCGATCTGGTCCTTGTTGCTTTCGGTCTAAACGATATGAAAAATGGAGTTCAGCTTTCACAGTTTCAGGAGGATATTACGGCCCTTGTCCTGGAGATATCCGCAGGCGGCGCACAACCTGTAATGCTCACCACAACCCGGCTTCAGAAGGGCGCAAGCATGCTGGCACGGCTGAACCCGGCCCCGTTCAACGAGTCGATACGCACTTTGGCAAAGGAAAGGAGCATCCCCCTTATTGACGTGAACAATGAGTTCAAGGGGCTGAACACTCACCAGTACCTTATGGATGCGGCGCACCCCAATGGGGAAGGTTACAGATCTCTCGCCGACATCATCAGAAAAGGCCTCATCGGCGAGTAA